One genomic region from Spirosoma sp. KCTC 42546 encodes:
- a CDS encoding DUF3575 domain-containing protein, which yields MKTYRWLWLFVLLTGQGLATYAQTEKAFPLSSIDAEQSQRWVVKFAALSLIDPSNTIQFGIERMVGQHQAIQAELGYGWQGMNLWDVSQRSRYTDTKIWRGRAEWRYYWHGGPIGSYVALEGLFKQTTANEHGTVGVGCESGPCQYYQMYSAPITKQIWAGHVKFGRQFSLSRNNRLLADFYGGVGVRWGTLDRFTVPEGLPFYGSYGINVINLFSIPDRPTASFSYGIKLGYSF from the coding sequence ATGAAAACCTATCGTTGGCTTTGGCTATTTGTATTGCTTACAGGGCAGGGATTGGCTACGTATGCCCAAACAGAAAAAGCGTTTCCATTATCTTCCATTGATGCCGAGCAGAGCCAGCGCTGGGTCGTTAAGTTTGCTGCGCTCAGCTTAATCGATCCTAGCAATACGATTCAGTTTGGGATAGAGCGAATGGTGGGGCAACATCAGGCTATTCAGGCTGAGCTTGGATACGGTTGGCAAGGCATGAACCTCTGGGATGTGTCTCAACGGTCTCGTTATACGGATACCAAGATCTGGCGAGGGCGGGCCGAGTGGCGCTATTACTGGCATGGGGGGCCAATTGGTTCGTATGTGGCGCTGGAAGGCCTCTTTAAGCAAACAACCGCTAACGAACATGGAACGGTGGGTGTTGGCTGCGAATCTGGTCCTTGCCAGTATTACCAGATGTATTCGGCACCTATAACCAAGCAAATTTGGGCGGGGCATGTAAAATTTGGGCGGCAATTTTCATTGTCACGAAACAATCGGCTATTGGCCGACTTCTACGGTGGTGTTGGTGTTCGTTGGGGTACCCTCGACCGCTTTACGGTTCCGGAAGGCCTTCCTTTTTATGGGTCATATGGGATCAACGTTATTAATTTATTTTCAATCCCTGATCGGCCAACCGCCAGTTTTTCATACGGCATAAAACTGGGGTATTCATTTTGA
- a CDS encoding LVIVD repeat-containing protein: MKSFLSSLLVLIVLASCSNASSSDSPTPGSGTGGSTARFTVSGNTLYTVNNSALQAYDISSSSDPKKGSKTNIGFGVETIFPYQNNLFIGTQTGMYIYDINQPNAPKSVGIYTHILSCDPVVVQGNYAYVTLRSGTNCRNQSVTANSLDVIDIRTIASPKLLRSYPMTNPRGLSADGTLLFVGEGDYGLRVMDISDPANVKELEYFYNTKTYDVITTQKLLIVTGPKGIYQYSYADPKQLKLLSEIPVQL; encoded by the coding sequence ATGAAATCATTCCTATCCTCTCTACTGGTACTAATTGTACTCGCATCCTGCTCCAATGCATCAAGCAGCGATTCGCCAACGCCCGGATCGGGAACGGGTGGCTCAACAGCCCGCTTTACGGTAAGTGGCAACACCTTGTATACGGTCAACAATTCGGCGCTGCAAGCCTACGATATTTCATCCAGCAGCGACCCTAAAAAAGGGAGCAAAACGAATATTGGGTTTGGTGTCGAAACGATATTCCCGTACCAAAATAACCTGTTTATTGGCACCCAGACGGGGATGTATATTTATGATATCAATCAGCCTAATGCGCCTAAATCGGTAGGCATCTATACGCATATCCTGAGCTGCGATCCGGTTGTTGTTCAGGGAAATTATGCCTACGTAACCCTGCGCAGCGGCACCAACTGCCGCAACCAATCAGTGACGGCAAACAGTCTCGACGTAATCGACATTCGAACTATAGCCAGCCCCAAATTGCTGCGTAGCTACCCAATGACCAACCCACGTGGCCTGAGTGCCGACGGTACGTTACTATTTGTGGGTGAGGGCGATTATGGCCTTCGGGTCATGGATATCAGCGATCCGGCCAATGTAAAGGAGCTAGAGTACTTTTATAACACAAAGACCTACGACGTTATTACCACTCAAAAACTACTGATTGTTACAGGTCCAAAAGGAATCTATCAGTACAGTTATGCCGACCCCAAGCAGTTGAAATTACTCAGCGAAATCCCCGTTCAGTTATGA